In Lentimicrobium sp. L6, a single genomic region encodes these proteins:
- the dapF gene encoding diaminopimelate epimerase, with the protein MIHFYKYHGTGNDFVIINMTKNSFSLTTEQIAFICDRHKGIGADGLMMLLNSEDSDFRMKYYNSDGKEGSMCGNGGRCMLAFAYDMGITKEVYRFIAIDGNHEGRILKEHPTEKLVELKMSDVHETKSLNNNFEINTGSPHYLDFREEVEKLDVVEEGKAIRYSDAYQEEGINVNFVEQKKNQLYVRTYERGVENETLACGTGVTAAAIASSIRQNLIYKNFNIKVLGGQLNVKFETEDGNFFHSIYLTGPAVFVYEGHINIPF; encoded by the coding sequence ATGATTCACTTTTACAAATATCACGGAACCGGTAACGATTTTGTCATTATTAATATGACAAAAAACTCCTTTTCACTAACAACTGAGCAAATTGCGTTTATATGTGATAGACACAAAGGTATAGGAGCTGATGGATTAATGATGCTTTTAAATTCGGAGGATTCTGATTTCAGAATGAAGTATTATAACAGCGATGGCAAAGAAGGCAGTATGTGTGGAAATGGTGGTCGATGCATGCTCGCATTTGCTTATGATATGGGAATTACAAAGGAGGTATATCGCTTTATAGCCATTGACGGAAATCACGAAGGAAGAATTTTAAAAGAGCATCCCACTGAAAAACTCGTCGAACTAAAAATGAGTGATGTTCATGAGACTAAATCTTTAAACAACAACTTCGAAATCAATACTGGCTCTCCTCATTATCTCGATTTTCGCGAAGAAGTGGAAAAACTAGATGTGGTTGAAGAAGGGAAAGCTATTCGCTATTCCGATGCTTATCAAGAAGAAGGTATTAATGTAAATTTCGTAGAGCAAAAAAAGAATCAGCTTTATGTAAGAACCTATGAAAGAGGTGTTGAGAATGAGACCTTAGCTTGCGGAACTGGCGTAACAGCTGCAGCTATCGCTTCTTCAATTCGCCAAAATTTGATTTATAAAAATTTCAATATCAAAGTATTGGGTGGCCAATTAAATGTAAAATTTGAAACAGAGGATGGTAATTTTTTTCATTCTATCTATCTTACAGGTCCTGCAGTATTTGTATACGAAGGCCATATAAATATCCCTTTTTAA
- a CDS encoding GNAT family N-acetyltransferase, translated as MIENHKIALRAPELSDLEILFDWENQSEFWYLSNTILPFSRFDIEQFILQGNHDIYADKQFRFMITNKENDEVLGCVDIFDFDAHNERAGLGILIDEKYRQKGWASEALELIIGYAFKQLKLHQLYCNILSSNTESLNLFKKKHFSEIGVKQDWVFIEGKYHDEILLQLIRKN; from the coding sequence ATGATAGAAAACCATAAAATAGCTTTACGAGCTCCAGAGCTTAGCGACTTAGAAATTTTGTTTGATTGGGAAAACCAATCTGAATTTTGGTATTTAAGCAATACTATCCTCCCCTTTTCTCGATTCGATATAGAGCAATTTATTCTACAAGGAAATCACGATATCTATGCTGACAAACAATTTCGTTTCATGATCACTAATAAAGAAAATGATGAAGTATTAGGCTGTGTGGATATATTTGATTTTGATGCCCATAATGAGCGGGCTGGTTTGGGGATTTTAATTGATGAGAAATATAGACAAAAAGGTTGGGCCAGTGAAGCTTTGGAACTGATTATTGGCTACGCATTTAAACAATTGAAACTGCATCAATTGTATTGCAATATCTTAAGTTCAAATACCGAGAGTCTAAATCTGTTTAAAAAGAAACATTTTTCCGAAATTGGAGTAAAACAGGATTGGGTATTTATTGAAGGTAAATATCACGACGAGATTTTATTGCAATTAATCAGGAAAAACTAA
- the mltG gene encoding endolytic transglycosylase MltG — MSNYHSSYRRNSRKKKNPFRMVLFILLIGIIIIGGIAAYMAYQIVMAPNIWTEEEKEQYIYINNEDDFESIKNQLYANGNIIHRNNFELLADYKKYADNIKPGRYSIKNGMNNNELINLLRSGNQEPIKLIFNNIRLKEDLSKRIAEQINIDEDLLLEKLNDSVYCNSVGFSTETVKSMFLPNTYFVYWNTTTDEFLNRMSFEYKQFWTEERVTKANDKNLNPIEVSILASIVEKETQKNDEKARVAGVYINRIESGWRLQADPTLIYALGDFNIKRVLNVYKEIDSPYNTYKYTGLPPGPICIPSISSINAVLNAEEHSYFFFCAKPDYSGYHNFAKNSKQHINNANAYREFLNKEKIFK, encoded by the coding sequence ATGTCTAATTATCATAGTTCTTATCGCCGTAATTCTAGGAAAAAGAAAAATCCATTCCGCATGGTCTTATTCATTTTACTTATTGGAATCATTATAATCGGTGGTATTGCTGCATATATGGCTTATCAAATAGTGATGGCACCTAATATTTGGACCGAAGAAGAAAAAGAACAATACATCTATATTAATAATGAGGATGATTTTGAAAGCATTAAGAATCAACTATATGCCAACGGGAACATCATCCACCGCAATAATTTTGAGCTATTAGCTGATTACAAGAAATACGCTGACAATATTAAACCTGGTCGCTATTCCATAAAAAATGGAATGAATAATAATGAACTGATTAACCTATTACGAAGCGGTAATCAAGAACCCATAAAACTCATTTTCAACAACATAAGATTAAAAGAGGATTTATCAAAAAGAATTGCCGAGCAAATTAATATCGACGAAGATTTACTTCTTGAAAAATTAAACGATTCTGTTTATTGTAATTCTGTTGGCTTTAGTACTGAAACCGTAAAAAGCATGTTTTTGCCCAACACCTATTTTGTTTATTGGAATACCACCACTGATGAGTTTTTAAACAGAATGAGCTTTGAGTATAAGCAATTTTGGACAGAAGAAAGAGTGACTAAAGCTAATGACAAAAACCTAAACCCTATAGAAGTAAGTATTTTAGCAAGTATTGTGGAAAAAGAGACCCAAAAGAACGACGAGAAAGCAAGGGTTGCTGGGGTTTATATAAACAGAATTGAAAGTGGTTGGAGGCTACAAGCAGACCCTACTCTTATATATGCATTAGGGGATTTCAATATTAAAAGAGTTCTAAATGTATATAAAGAAATTGACTCACCTTATAATACCTATAAGTATACAGGCCTTCCACCTGGCCCCATATGCATCCCTAGTATTTCATCGATAAATGCAGTACTAAATGCTGAAGAGCATAGCTACTTCTTTTTCTGTGCCAAGCCTGACTATTCTGGCTATCATAACTTTGCAAAAAACAGCAAACAACATATTAATAATGCCAATGCTTATCGTGAGTTTTTAAACAAAGAAAAAATATTCAAATAA